The genomic region GTTGCGCCAGACTTAACCGGTGCGGCAGGACACTGTGGCGCGCGGCCCCTGCCACCGGTAGTGGCAACCTTTGCCGGTGCTCGGGGGGCGACACCACCATGGGACTGCGGTACCAAGCAGCGCCTGGGGCTCCCGGTGCGAGCGGCCCTACCTCCCCCTGGCGTGACTTTCTTCCAAGGGGCGCGCCCCCGCTCTCCTCTGCCACAGGCGCCGGTGCCGGTGCGGCATCTGGCGGCGGAGCGCGGCGGCCTGCGCGTCGCTTTCGATGGCTTGGTGAAGGGCCGCCACGCGCGCCTTTCCTTCAGCGACCGCTTGCTCCAGGGGCATGACCTCCTTGAGGCCGTAGATCTCCGCGATCCGGGTCAGGCGCTGCTCGATGGTTCCGGACACGACGTGGTACTTGATGCCCAGCTCGTCGAGGTTCTGAAGCAGCAACCGGTCCGAGAGCGCCCGGAACTCCTCGGAAACGGGCCGGTGTCCGTCCTTCACCAGCGGGAACTCGACGGGAAGGTGGATGAACTCTTGATATGTCTTCTTGGCGTGGCGCTTCACCACCGCCCCGAAGGCCTCGTTGATGTCGTTGATGACCTTCTTGTAGGGAGCCACCATCACCGAGCGGAGGGCCCGCCGGACGGGGGAGTCGTTCGGGTTGATTCCGACGGACATCCGCGCTTTTCCATACACCCACTCGTGCACGGAAGAGCCGTCCGAGATGAAGCTGCCCTCCA from Stigmatella erecta harbors:
- a CDS encoding AAA family ATPase, which codes for MSGTYSTGKTTTTEALSLWVGIPRTHAQTMREILPEVFPGKALEDCSPSELFQLGLIRFTERAVRESAMEGSFISDGSSVHEWVYGKARMSVGINPNDSPVRRALRSVMVAPYKKVINDINEAFGAVVKRHAKKTYQEFIHLPVEFPLVKDGHRPVSEEFRALSDRLLLQNLDELGIKYHVVSGTIEQRLTRIAEIYGLKEVMPLEQAVAEGKARVAALHQAIESDAQAAALRRQMPHRHRRLWQRRAGARPLEESHARGR